From the Anguilla rostrata isolate EN2019 chromosome 5, ASM1855537v3, whole genome shotgun sequence genome, the window tatctttctaaaaaaatacaCCTTTGGTAGAAACACgttttttacttttgaatttTAAGAGTATGAGACCActgattatgaaataaaaaaaatgtataaagatTATCACATGCACGTCCACTTTGTTTTGGCGACAACCGGAGGATCATTTTACTCGTAACGTCTATGGTTCTCCATCATCTcagagcattctgggtaagCCAGTTCATTTGCATATGACCAGACACCACAGTTGTGTAACAAGCAAAGTGTCGATGAATGTGAGTTAATGCACCATGTATTTCATGACACGTGTGTCGACACAACTTGTACTGAAAAGAAGCTAATCTCACCTACAACACGTTCACCAAGGACAAAGACCCTTTTGTCTGAATGTTTCCTGTGTGGTGAAAACACTTCTACCATTGCCCCAATAGGACAATTACACAAAGCTAGCAGGTCAGTCTGTTTCCACACATCAGAAGAGTGCAGTAACAACATTACACCAGCAGAGGTCCCTTGACCCTTTGAGACAAAGTGCGAGGAActgcaatctgattggccaTTACCTcttggaaatggaatatacagCAATATATTTGTGAATTTGCGGACCTTTTGAAAAACGTAACATATCTCATAGCaccatactcacacatacatactgtgtgtatacatacatatatatatatatatatatatatatatatatatatatacacacacacactcaatatgTATATTTCAAGAGCTTCAAtttatcattcatttcaatatattgcagtataatACATTTCTGTAAGGAAAGCGGATCACGTTTAATTTACATGAGAATGCGAACCTTGAGTGACCCAGAAAAAGCAGAAGAGTGAAGTACTCGCGTGGTGCAAACGTGTAACAGGATGAACACTCATGCAGGCAGACCTGATCCACTCCACCGGTGGGCCAGTTAGACCCCACAGTACACGTGCGTGTAAATACTGAGAAGCCGTGAAAGACAGAATACTGCCGTAGAGAAAACAGAAGCCGCTCGAGCTCTGCAGAACGTGGACGCAACGATAAAAACACACACGACACAGGCTTTCACTGGATCCAGAGGAAGGATACGCATCACTGGCCGGGACCTGAACCCAAAATGATACTACAGTCCGGAATTACTGAACTTGCAAATGGAACATTTTCAATGTTCTGTAGCATATATGTAGGAAGAAATACCACTCAGCCAACAGAACTGCATTAATGTTTAAGAACACTGGCCTCCATTAcatactgcagtgtgtcagtTACTGAACAAATTCTGACTGAGTCTATTGGCCCATCCATAAATCACTGTTAATATACCGCTAGAGATCAATCTCACTTACTAATGTTCAGttgaaaactttaaaatgtattatagctggctggccaatcagagcagggcACAGATATTTATAGCTCCCTGATTGGCCCATGAGCAGTGGGGgaaggtgggggcggggggaggatgGCACTGGCAAGAATTtgagaggaaatgacatcatgaaAGTGGCAGCTGCGTTGTGGGAGACACAAGTGCACAGATGCGGGTCGTGACCAGATGTCCACCTGACGAAACCCGCAGCTTCGCTGTTCTTATCTCCGGAGCCTGTCGGGCGCGAATCACCACAGCAGAGCTGGTCTGAGGAgacgcccggggggggggggataaaacaGGGCCGCTAGAAATATCCTTGTTTTTGCCAGAgaaaccacccccacccccgccccctccacccccgcccaccccccttcctgtcCCGAGTCACTGTTTGTTCAGTCATTTGGTTTCTGAGTGTTTGGCCACCCGTTTTATATTGCTGCTTATTTGCTGAGTTAGAGTTCGGTGGGACAGAAAATATCCTCGCCCACGCATGAGTTTCACTTACAGTCCTTCCCAAGAGCCTGGTGGGTTTttcatcctttaaaaaaatgttatcgaGGTCTCTCTGAGATCTGTGTACATccattaaaatgcctttttagAAAAGGTTATGGAAGCCTAGCATAGGAAATACAATCACATGTTAATGTAGCATTTACAAATATCTATGGTATTAGATATGTACATGGTATGAATATCTATGGTATtcctcagtgcagtgtgaatATCTATGGTATtcctcagtgcagtgtgaatATCTATGGTATTTCTCTGTGCACGCTTTGAATATCTATGggaggggtgcacaacaaggatttcaggattttgtggcAACTTCTACTCTTAATTACTTAATCAGCTCAATAtcatcttgatctgacatttgtataagcactaGCAGCAGCCGCAGACTCCAAttgtatcctaaagattttcATGTGCTCAAGTGCAGGATTTAACCAGTGTAGTTTagagagctgtcagaaaactaaaaccaaGGTAATTGGCTAGAACATAAACCAGCACGTAGTCTGGATCTTCAGGAACCGAGTTGAGCACCCCTGATCTATGGTATTCCTCAGTGCACACTATGAATAACTATGGTATTCTtctgtgcacatgcatgaaTATCTATGGTATTGCTCTATGCACATTTAGTCCTATCAGTGAgtaaggggggcggggctctctctccctgctgatCGCACTGCTGGCTCGCCCACACAAATTTCCAAAATGTGGTTcgaaaaaatggaaaagttgGGATCTTAAGTGCTACAGGGAAGGAGAGGTTCAGCTGGCCAGAGAGACGGGACCCACTTTTCACTGCAAGCAGGGTGCTTCCCTATTGGATGGGctgagcagggagggggcgtCGCTCTGCGACACGACTGTCGTCCATGTCGGTCACCGTGATTGGCTGGGCTCCTCCTCTCCGGGGGAGTGGCTGGCGCTCAGGGGTTGGTGGGTTTCAGTGGGACTGGGCGTGGCTTCTTCAGAGGCGGAGACTTCTGcactggtgcatgctgggtctGCATTAAACCCCTCCCCTAGGGCAGGGTGTGAATGatgctcctcctccaggtcaGAGCCTGAGCAAGGATCTTCccctggggtgggaggggcctgtgggAGGGACAGTACCGAGGGACTGTCCAATGGTGAAGCTGGATCAGTtacagggggaggagccggtgAGAGAGACAGCTCTGAGGGACTGTCCAATGATGAAGCTGGATCAGTTACAAGGGGAGGAGCCGGTGGGAGCGACAGCTCTGAGGGACTGTCCAATGATGAAGCTGGATCAGTtacagggggaggagccggtgAGAGGGACAGCTCTGAGGGACTGTCCAATGATGAAGCTGGATCAGTtacagggggaggagccggtgAGAGGGACAGCTCTGAGGGACTGTCCAATGGTGAAGCTGGATCAGTTacagtgggaggggcctgtgaGAGGGACAGCTCTGAGGGACTGTCCAATGGTGAAGCTGGATCAGTTacagtgggaggggcctgtgaGAGGGACAGCTCTGAGGGCCTGTCCAATGGTGAAGCTGGATCAgttacagggggaggggcctgtgagAGGGGCAGTTCTGAGGGCCTGTCCAATGGTGAACCTGGCTCAGTTAtagtgggaggggcttgtcgGAGGGACAGCTCTGAGGGCCTGTCCAATGGTGAAGCTGGCTCAGTTAtagtgggaggggcctgtgaCAGGGACAGTTTCGAGGGACTGTCCAATGGTATCGCCGGTACAGTTGAAGTAGGAGGAGCCTCTGACAGGAAGAGTTCTGAGGGCTTGTCCAATGGTATCGCCGGTTCAGTTGAAGTAGGAGAGTCCTCTGACAGGAAGAGTTCTGAGGGCTTGTCCAATGGTATTGCTGGTTCAGTTGAAATAGGAGAGTCCTGTGACAGGAAGAGCTCTGATGGACTGTCCAATGGCGACGCAGGCTGCTCCCACAGAggaagctccgcctcctcgaCTTCCTCCTGGTGTGGTCCCGTCCGCCACACAGGCTCCACCCCCCGGCGTTCCACGTGACGCTCGGAAGCATCCAGACAAACGGGGATGACCTCCTCACCCCTCCCATCAGGCCCAGTGCGAGAGATGGGCGGAGCCacgatgtcacttcctgtcccgcaGCCTATCAGATTGGGGACAGAGTCGGTGATTATTCACAAGTGTTTAAATTcttgataacaaaaaaaagtaattttttcagactatgtgcatttctgaaaaataaaaacacattaacagaaatcacacagcacagtgcaatCTCCCTAACCCtttagcttttgtttttacacaactaaataaatacttaTTTCCTTCAACTGCAGCGAACATGTCAAACGATACAATTCAGTACCTGaattcagaaaacaaaccaatctGTTTGCACAGAACACTACATTTGCTCAGTGTGGAAACCTTACCCAAAgggaacaacaacaaacaaaatacaatcaGAATTTTAGAAAGAGAGGAAGTTGAGAGAAATTGCTGTTTGTGCCCCTCAGCAGTGGAGGTCAATTCCATTTCTATTCAGTCGATTCagggaaatgaacagaaattcagttaattaatCGAAAAATCCCCATTAGAACATTAAGCGGGCTATTTTCAGGTTTGGGAACCGAATTTCAATTCACTTCCTTAATTGACTGCATTGAAACGGAACAGGCCCCCCCGACAACTGTGAGGAGCAAACCTGAAGAGAGCTCGCTGGCGGCACCATAGACGTAACGGAAACAACAGATATCCTGCTCCGCAGTCTCATCTTCGCAAGTTCTGTCTCTATGACACTCTCAGAGTTCCAAATTCCATAAATGGAACATGAGACATTAGCAGTGGTCAGAACTCTCATCTCTTAAAGAGGACAACAAGAGCTTTTATTCTGACGGAAGTttacaaatacagtacaaacagGAAGCCTAAAATCGGAA encodes:
- the LOC135255879 gene encoding cell surface glycoprotein 1-like isoform X1, encoding MTIAKQRLGDEEVGARHFPAHEREDLVQQLEKAREQNEELEHSLKGATDELQDVRAERGVFQEKAARLNRELNHILGSPEGRIVDVDALCMENRYLHERFKQLQEEVNLLKGNVMKYKTALERRKNSKIYGRSNSSALTGVLSAKQVQELLLSEESGCSLPATPQSISDLKSLATALLETIHEKNMVIQHQRHTNKILGNRVAELEKKLKTLEVAGLWSLPGGRDAISLGEGQPSGSPLLGLGQEPEPMRLQQLKGCGTGSDIVAPPISRTGPDGRGEEVIPVCLDASERHVERRGVEPVWRTGPHQEEVEEAELPLWEQPASPLDSPSELFLSQDSPISTEPAIPLDKPSELFLSEDSPTSTEPAIPLDKPSELFLSEAPPTSTVPAIPLDSPSKLSLSQAPPTITEPASPLDRPSELSLRQAPPTITEPGSPLDRPSELPLSQAPPPVTDPASPLDRPSELSLSQAPPTVTDPASPLDSPSELSLSQAPPTVTDPASPLDSPSELSLSPAPPPVTDPASSLDSPSELSLSPAPPPVTDPASSLDSPSELSLPPAPPLVTDPASSLDSPSELSLSPAPPPVTDPASPLDSPSVLSLPQAPPTPGEDPCSGSDLEEEHHSHPALGEGFNADPACTSAEVSASEEATPSPTETHQPLSASHSPGEEEPSQSR
- the LOC135255879 gene encoding uncharacterized protein LOC135255879 isoform X2 encodes the protein MISSRRSESDWQGLVSEFLVVKRKLDSKKEALLILSKELDSCQQERDQYKLMANQLRERHQSLKKKYRETPPSLDGDPSLPPEKRNQVNLAQLLRDSRDRNKLVSEELKELSQRLAEAQGDNKLLRMTIAKQRLGDEEVGARHFPAHEREDLVQQLEKAREQNEELEHSLKGATDELQDVRAERGVFQEKAARLNRELNHILGSPEGRIVDVDALCMENRYLHERFKQLQEEVNLLKGNVMKYKTALERRKNSKIYGRSNSSALTGVLSAKQVQELLLSEESGCSLPATPQSISDLKSLATALLETIHEKNMVIQHQRHTNKILGNRVAELEKKLKTLEVAGLWSLPGLTYNVSVGFGRGRDAISLGEGQPSGSPLLGLGQEPEPMRLQQLKGCGTGSDIVAPPISRTGPDGRGEEVIPVCLDASERHVERRGVEPVWRTGPHQEEVEEAELPLWEQPASPLDSPSELFLSQDSPISTEPAIPLDKPSELFLSEDSPTSTEPAIPLDKPSELFLSEAPPTSTVPAIPLDSPSKLSLSQAPPTITEPASPLDRPSELSLRQAPPTITEPGSPLDRPSELPLSQAPPPVTDPASPLDRPSELSLSQAPPTVTDPASPLDSPSELSLSQAPPTVTDPASPLDSPSELSLSPAPPPVTDPASSLDSPSELSLSPAPPPVTDPASSLDSPSELSLPPAPPLVTDPASSLDSPSELSLSPAPPPVTDPASPLDSPSVLSLPQAPPTPGEDPCSGSDLEEEHHSHPALGEGFNADPACTSAEVSASEEATPSPTETHQPLSASHSPGEEEPSQSR